Proteins encoded in a region of the Mycolicibacterium duvalii genome:
- a CDS encoding magnesium transporter: MTPAPAVSSAQPALLGPVDQALHHATFAVPIFAPDIPVADALDAMHGRRFDSAAAVAVLDPARRLVGIATVEAMFAAPAGARLGDVMDPTPPTVAPDTDQEHAAWQAVQRAEPYLAVVDSDDRFLGLIPPHRLLGVLLHEHDEDLARLGGFLHTVESTRSTSVESVRKRLWHRVPWLIIGLLGAMTSAVLMTAFDARLNADLAIAYFVPGIVYLADAVGTQTETLAIRGLSVGVGIRRIAAREALTGLCVGVLLGAVMWPLVTVLTGNHMLSLAVSLTIIGAGTVSTLVAMWLPWLLHRLGKDPAFGAGPLATVLQDLLSILLYFGAVSALLS, encoded by the coding sequence GTGACGCCGGCTCCCGCGGTCTCCTCTGCGCAACCGGCTCTGCTCGGCCCTGTCGACCAGGCGCTGCATCACGCGACGTTCGCGGTCCCGATCTTCGCACCCGACATTCCGGTCGCCGATGCACTGGATGCCATGCACGGCAGACGTTTTGACAGCGCGGCTGCGGTGGCCGTGCTCGACCCGGCACGCCGGCTGGTCGGGATCGCGACGGTGGAGGCGATGTTCGCCGCCCCCGCAGGAGCGCGGCTGGGCGATGTCATGGACCCGACGCCGCCGACGGTCGCCCCCGACACCGACCAGGAGCACGCCGCGTGGCAGGCGGTGCAGCGTGCCGAGCCCTATCTGGCCGTCGTCGACAGCGACGATCGCTTCCTCGGCCTGATCCCGCCGCACCGACTTCTGGGCGTGCTGCTGCACGAACACGACGAGGACCTCGCCCGCCTCGGCGGCTTCCTGCACACCGTGGAATCCACCCGGTCGACGAGCGTGGAGTCGGTGCGGAAACGGCTGTGGCACAGGGTCCCCTGGCTGATCATCGGCCTGCTCGGCGCGATGACATCGGCCGTGCTGATGACCGCGTTCGACGCCAGACTCAACGCCGACCTGGCCATCGCATACTTCGTTCCGGGAATCGTGTACCTCGCCGACGCCGTGGGCACGCAGACCGAGACCCTGGCCATCCGCGGGCTGTCGGTCGGTGTGGGTATCCGCCGGATCGCCGCGCGCGAGGCGCTCACCGGCCTGTGCGTGGGCGTCCTGCTGGGCGCGGTGATGTGGCCGCTGGTGACGGTGCTGACGGGCAACCACATGCTCTCGCTGGCCGTCTCACTGACGATCATCGGCGCCGGCACGGTGTCCACCCTGGTGGCGATGTGGTTGCCTTGGCTGTTGCACCGACTCGGCAAGGACCCGGCCTTCGGCGCCGGCCCCCTCGCGACGGTGCTACAAGACCTGCTGTCGATCCTGCTCTACTTCGGCGCGGTGAGCGCGCTCCTGAGCTGA
- a CDS encoding wax ester/triacylglycerol synthase family O-acyltransferase, which yields MERLSAFDAGFLDAEDADRHISLAVGAVSVVEGPVPEQDEIVAALEERIAAIPRLRQVVRRQRFDAAPPEWVDDPALDLAHHIHRAALPHPGGDQELFRFVAEAMEPRLDRERPLWQSWVIEGLADGRWALLIKVHHCMADGIAAMHLLAGLTDGGEGDTYASAIRAAHEESHRRPSLPTPTLNPLRWMRGGWNAAAALVATTLSTVEGAVDIVDSLVRPSGTSLNGPVTTMRRYSAVEVPMARVASVCHAFDVTLNDVALAAITDSFRAALQRRGERPRADSLRTLVPVSVRSNDAAHLLDNRVSVMLPHLPVDEPDRLEQLRTVHRRLERAKASGQRQAGSATVAVLKLVPFAVATRAVRVLTGLPQRGVVTLATNVPGPQHRLQVMGRDVVRMLPIPPVALGLRAAVAILSYGDELVFGITTDFDTFPDVDELAAGIGAAVDSLSAAARHPRRGTRE from the coding sequence GTGGAACGGTTGAGCGCCTTCGATGCCGGCTTCCTCGACGCCGAGGATGCCGATCGCCACATCAGCCTCGCGGTCGGGGCGGTATCGGTGGTGGAGGGTCCCGTCCCGGAGCAGGACGAGATCGTGGCGGCGCTCGAGGAGCGGATCGCCGCAATCCCCCGACTTCGGCAGGTGGTTCGGCGTCAACGCTTCGACGCGGCGCCGCCCGAGTGGGTCGATGATCCTGCCCTCGACCTCGCGCACCACATTCACCGCGCCGCGCTCCCCCACCCCGGCGGTGACCAGGAGTTGTTCCGGTTCGTCGCCGAGGCGATGGAGCCGCGCCTGGACCGGGAACGACCACTGTGGCAGTCCTGGGTCATCGAGGGCCTCGCCGACGGCCGGTGGGCGCTGCTGATCAAGGTGCACCACTGCATGGCGGACGGAATCGCCGCCATGCACCTGCTGGCCGGCCTCACCGACGGCGGAGAAGGCGACACCTATGCCAGCGCGATCCGCGCCGCCCACGAGGAGTCGCATCGCCGTCCGTCACTGCCGACCCCGACGCTCAACCCGCTGCGGTGGATGCGCGGGGGCTGGAACGCCGCCGCGGCGCTGGTGGCCACCACCCTGTCGACCGTCGAGGGCGCCGTCGACATCGTCGACAGCCTGGTGCGGCCGTCGGGCACCTCCCTCAACGGCCCGGTGACGACCATGCGGCGGTACAGCGCCGTCGAGGTTCCGATGGCGCGCGTGGCGTCGGTGTGCCACGCCTTCGATGTCACGCTCAATGATGTTGCGCTGGCGGCGATCACCGACAGTTTCCGGGCCGCGCTGCAGCGACGTGGCGAAAGGCCTCGCGCGGACTCGTTACGCACCCTGGTTCCCGTCTCGGTCCGATCCAACGATGCCGCTCATCTGCTCGACAACCGGGTGTCGGTGATGCTTCCGCATCTGCCGGTCGACGAGCCCGACCGGCTGGAGCAGCTCCGGACCGTGCATCGGCGCCTGGAGCGGGCCAAGGCCAGCGGGCAGCGACAAGCCGGCAGCGCCACCGTGGCCGTGCTCAAGCTGGTGCCGTTCGCGGTGGCCACGCGGGCGGTCCGCGTGCTCACCGGGCTGCCTCAGCGCGGCGTCGTGACCCTGGCGACCAATGTGCCTGGGCCGCAGCACCGTCTGCAGGTGATGGGGCGCGACGTCGTGCGCATGCTGCCCATCCCTCCGGTGGCGCTGGGGTTGCGGGCTGCGGTGGCGATCCTGAGCTACGGAGACGAACTGGTCTTCGGGATCACCACCGATTTCGACACTTTTCCCGACGTCGACGAACTCGCCGCGGGCATCGGCGCGGCGGTGGACTCGCTGTCCGCCGCGGCGCGGCACCCGCGCCGGGGGACCCGGGAGTGA
- the rpsK gene encoding 30S ribosomal protein S11 produces the protein MAQAKKGAPKKGQKTRRREKKNVPHGAAHIKSTFNNTIVSITDPQGNVIAWASSGHVGFKGSRKSTPFAAQLAAENAARKAQEHGVKKVDVFVKGPGSGRETAIRSLQAAGLEVGAIADVTPQPHNGCRPPKRRRV, from the coding sequence ATGGCACAGGCAAAGAAGGGCGCCCCCAAGAAGGGGCAGAAGACCCGTCGCAGGGAAAAGAAGAACGTCCCGCACGGCGCCGCCCACATCAAGAGCACGTTCAACAACACCATCGTCTCGATCACCGATCCGCAGGGCAATGTGATCGCCTGGGCGTCGTCGGGGCATGTCGGCTTCAAGGGGTCGCGCAAGTCCACGCCGTTCGCCGCGCAGCTGGCCGCCGAGAACGCTGCCCGCAAGGCGCAGGAGCACGGTGTCAAGAAGGTCGACGTCTTCGTCAAGGGTCCGGGTTCGGGCCGCGAGACCGCCATCCGCTCCTTGCAGGCCGCCGGCCTCGAGGTCGGCGCGATCGCCGATGTCACGCCGCAGCCGCACAACGGCTGCCGTCCGCCCAAGCGGCGCCGGGTCTAG
- the infA gene encoding translation initiation factor IF-1 has protein sequence MAKKDGAIEVEGRVVEPLPNAMFRIELENGHKVLAHISGKMRQHYIRILPEDRVVVELSPYDLSRGRIVYRYK, from the coding sequence ATGGCCAAGAAAGACGGTGCCATCGAGGTCGAGGGTCGTGTTGTCGAACCTCTGCCCAATGCGATGTTCCGCATTGAGCTGGAGAACGGACACAAGGTCCTCGCCCACATCAGCGGCAAGATGCGGCAGCACTACATCCGCATCCTGCCCGAGGACCGCGTCGTGGTGGAGCTCTCTCCGTACGACCTGTCCCGGGGCCGCATCGTGTACCGCTACAAGTAA
- the rpmJ gene encoding 50S ribosomal protein L36, with translation MKVNPSVKPICDKCRVIRRHGRVMVICSDPRHKQRQG, from the coding sequence GTGAAGGTGAACCCGAGCGTCAAGCCCATCTGCGACAAGTGCAGGGTGATCCGTCGGCATGGGCGGGTCATGGTGATCTGCTCCGATCCGCGCCACAAGCAGCGGCAGGGCTAG
- a CDS encoding alpha/beta hydrolase family protein has protein sequence MVDRLPGAAPLRNAVAPLARTGNYYARSWRDYLDGGHDDMPIARPTMALAAEALRDEVVLLGLRARRPLSDPTAFGRIHDEVVAALEFYGNRGWLDRPEAFFAPPGPLNDVAVVPVRRRNRAYARLRWESSFHPLPGEPGGDRWLGYQANTRGYGLLLRHAEPRPWLVCIHGTEMGRAGLDLAIFRAWYLHEKLGLNIVLPVLPMHGPRARELPKAAVFPGEDILDDIHATAQSVWDVRGLLSWIRREQPGAAIGLYGLSLGGFIAALVASLDVDLRCAILGVPVADLIDLLGRHSGLARDDPRWQTLDLAAPLGRMISPLSLTPRVPPAGRFIYAGLADQVVHPREQVSRLWEHWGRPDIEWYRGGHTGFFQSRPVHRFVTAALIQSGLVAGEAGSELPDRRTG, from the coding sequence GTGGTCGATCGACTGCCCGGAGCAGCGCCACTGCGCAACGCGGTGGCGCCGCTGGCCCGGACCGGCAATTACTACGCCAGATCCTGGCGCGACTACCTCGACGGCGGGCACGACGACATGCCCATCGCCCGGCCGACGATGGCGCTGGCTGCCGAGGCGCTGCGCGACGAGGTCGTGCTGCTCGGCCTGCGGGCCCGGCGTCCGCTGAGCGATCCGACGGCCTTCGGACGGATCCACGACGAAGTCGTCGCCGCGCTCGAGTTCTACGGCAATCGCGGTTGGCTCGACCGTCCCGAAGCGTTCTTCGCCCCGCCCGGTCCGCTGAACGACGTCGCCGTGGTGCCGGTGCGCCGTCGCAACCGCGCGTACGCCCGACTGCGCTGGGAGAGCAGTTTTCACCCGCTGCCCGGGGAACCGGGCGGGGACCGCTGGCTCGGTTACCAGGCCAACACCCGGGGTTACGGGCTGCTGCTGCGCCACGCCGAGCCGCGGCCGTGGCTGGTCTGCATCCACGGGACCGAAATGGGACGCGCGGGCCTCGACCTGGCGATCTTCCGGGCCTGGTACCTGCACGAGAAGCTGGGGCTCAACATCGTATTGCCGGTCCTGCCGATGCACGGTCCGCGCGCCCGCGAGTTGCCGAAGGCTGCGGTGTTCCCCGGCGAGGACATCCTCGACGACATCCACGCGACCGCGCAGTCGGTCTGGGACGTGCGGGGTCTGCTGTCGTGGATCCGCCGGGAACAGCCCGGCGCGGCCATCGGCCTGTACGGGCTGTCGCTGGGCGGGTTCATCGCCGCGCTGGTGGCCAGCCTCGACGTGGACCTGCGCTGCGCGATCCTCGGGGTTCCGGTGGCGGATCTGATCGACCTGCTGGGTCGGCACTCGGGGTTGGCCCGCGACGATCCGCGGTGGCAGACGCTCGACCTCGCGGCGCCGCTGGGACGGATGATCTCCCCGCTGTCGCTGACGCCCCGGGTGCCGCCCGCCGGTCGTTTCATCTACGCCGGACTGGCCGATCAGGTGGTCCACCCGCGCGAGCAGGTCAGCCGGCTCTGGGAGCACTGGGGCCGGCCGGACATCGAGTGGTACCGCGGCGGGCACACCGGGTTCTTCCAGTCCCGCCCGGTACATCGCTTCGTGACCGCGGCGCTGATCCAGTCCGGTCTGGTGGCAGGAGAGGCCGGCTCCGAGCTTCCCGACCGGCGGACGGGGTAA
- the rpsM gene encoding 30S ribosomal protein S13, which yields MARLMGVDLPRDKRMEIALTYIYGIGRTRSQEILEATGISRELRTKDLTDDQVTQLRDYIEGNLKVEGDLRREVQADIRRKIEIGCYQGLRHRRGLPVRGQRTKTNARTRKGPKRTIAGKKKAR from the coding sequence ATGGCACGTCTCATGGGCGTCGATCTGCCGCGCGACAAGCGCATGGAGATCGCCCTGACCTACATTTACGGCATCGGCCGTACCCGCTCCCAGGAGATCCTGGAAGCCACCGGCATCAGCCGGGAACTGCGCACCAAGGATCTGACCGACGATCAGGTCACGCAGCTGCGCGACTACATCGAAGGCAATCTCAAGGTGGAGGGTGATCTGCGCCGCGAGGTGCAGGCCGACATCCGCCGCAAGATCGAGATCGGCTGCTACCAGGGCCTGCGGCACCGCCGCGGTCTGCCGGTGCGCGGCCAGCGGACCAAGACCAACGCGCGCACCCGCAAGGGTCCCAAGCGCACCATCGCCGGCAAGAAGAAGGCCAGGTAA
- a CDS encoding site-2 protease family protein: protein MSRQAGIERGLVLGRVRGLTVSVHWSVLVIVWLFAWSLAGTLPQTTPGYSRGAYWLAGLCGAVLLAVALLAHALAHAVVARRAGIPVPEVTLWLFGGIARLAGEARTPRDEFRMAAAGPALSLVLSGVFAAAATALATGGAGALAAAVLAWLAVANAVLAVFNLLPGAPLDGGRILRAYLWRRHGDPARAAIGAAQAGCVLGYVLIGLGLLQLLLASVIGGAIAAISTAGPADVPGRCRRFRCRR from the coding sequence GTGAGTCGGCAGGCGGGCATCGAGCGCGGACTGGTCCTGGGGCGGGTGCGCGGTCTGACCGTGAGCGTGCACTGGAGTGTGCTGGTCATCGTCTGGCTGTTCGCCTGGAGCCTCGCCGGTACCCTTCCGCAGACCACACCCGGATACTCGCGCGGGGCCTACTGGTTGGCCGGGCTGTGCGGCGCCGTGTTGCTCGCGGTCGCGCTTTTGGCCCACGCACTCGCTCACGCGGTGGTGGCCCGCCGGGCCGGCATCCCGGTGCCGGAAGTGACCCTGTGGCTGTTCGGCGGTATCGCGCGGCTCGCAGGGGAAGCCAGGACCCCCCGCGACGAATTCCGGATGGCCGCCGCCGGTCCCGCGCTGAGTCTGGTGTTGTCCGGTGTGTTCGCCGCGGCCGCGACAGCCCTGGCGACCGGTGGGGCCGGTGCGCTGGCCGCCGCTGTGCTCGCGTGGCTGGCGGTCGCCAATGCGGTGCTTGCGGTGTTCAACCTGCTGCCGGGCGCCCCGCTGGACGGCGGCCGGATTCTGCGCGCCTACCTCTGGCGCCGGCACGGCGATCCGGCGCGCGCGGCGATCGGCGCCGCGCAAGCGGGCTGCGTGCTCGGCTATGTCCTGATCGGGCTGGGCTTGCTGCAGCTGCTGCTGGCGTCGGTCATCGGCGGGGCCATCGCGGCTATCTCGACGGCCGGTCCGGCGGATGTCCCGGGCCGTTGTCGGCGGTTCCGTTGTCGGCGGTGA
- a CDS encoding acyl carrier protein — protein sequence MRTSQDIRSDILSVLTSIAPEVEPEEIDDHTLLRDQVDLDSMDWLNFLVGIHKRLSVDIPESDYQKLRTVADLVGYVQRHTMTP from the coding sequence ATGAGAACAAGCCAGGACATCCGCAGCGACATTCTGTCGGTGCTGACGTCGATCGCCCCGGAGGTGGAGCCGGAGGAGATCGACGACCACACGCTGCTTCGCGACCAGGTCGATCTCGATTCGATGGACTGGTTGAACTTCCTTGTCGGCATTCACAAAAGACTCAGTGTCGACATACCCGAGTCTGACTACCAGAAGCTGCGCACCGTCGCCGATCTGGTCGGATATGTCCAGCGCCATACGATGACGCCGTGA
- a CDS encoding universal stress protein, whose protein sequence is MSATTVAVLVGGWCLAGVLSGVWMARRGYDPLWILIALPLGLLFVPIAIERVRRPKDVHTSSSPRRLPGRGEGSRGLRVLAGLDGSAESQEALAAVSRILGPACELLVLAEVVHHEATDDDAKVEINAASQRLTAAAADIAVAGSVHTEVLVGAAGSALRRYAADHDIDVLVVGRRGRGLSRRVLGSVSGDLVEHSPIPVLVAPQR, encoded by the coding sequence GTGAGCGCGACGACCGTTGCGGTACTCGTCGGCGGCTGGTGCCTGGCCGGGGTGCTGTCCGGCGTCTGGATGGCGCGGCGCGGGTACGACCCGTTGTGGATCCTGATCGCACTTCCGCTCGGTCTGCTGTTCGTACCGATCGCGATTGAACGGGTGCGCCGTCCGAAGGACGTGCACACTTCGAGTTCACCGCGGAGGCTGCCCGGCCGGGGCGAGGGCAGCAGGGGTCTGCGGGTGCTCGCGGGGCTGGACGGGTCAGCGGAATCGCAGGAGGCGCTGGCGGCGGTGTCGCGCATCCTCGGACCCGCGTGCGAGTTGCTCGTGCTGGCCGAAGTGGTTCATCACGAGGCGACCGACGACGACGCGAAGGTCGAGATCAATGCCGCCTCGCAGCGGTTGACCGCGGCAGCGGCCGACATCGCGGTGGCGGGATCGGTGCACACCGAGGTGCTGGTGGGCGCTGCGGGTTCGGCGTTGCGCCGCTACGCCGCCGACCACGACATCGACGTCCTGGTCGTCGGCCGGCGCGGCCGCGGGCTGTCCCGCCGCGTACTGGGCAGCGTCTCGGGCGACCTCGTCGAGCACTCGCCGATCCCGGTCCTGGTCGCGCCGCAGCGCTAG
- a CDS encoding universal stress protein, whose protein sequence is MAAATEIGKIIVGVDDSPAAQPALEWAAAEAALHEVPLVILYAATVPVGMWPAGAAPVGFMEWQSQIGEDILAAAAQTVRKVTDGAVPVSTEFAVSTPTAALVEASRTAGMVVAGSRGRGRLARALLGSTSMGLVHRAHCPVVVVRDHPRPAEDAPVLLGFDGSSACEAAVDAAFREASLRRVRLVALHAWWSPGAFEMPGFHWEEIHPEVEREASQQLAGWQERFPDVQVDCEVVADEPARRLVERSEAAQLLVVGSRGHGAVTGTLLGSVSGSVVQEATVPVMVVRPR, encoded by the coding sequence ATGGCCGCGGCCACCGAGATCGGGAAAATTATTGTCGGCGTGGATGATTCACCGGCTGCACAGCCCGCCCTGGAATGGGCCGCGGCGGAGGCCGCACTGCACGAGGTCCCGCTGGTCATCCTGTACGCCGCCACGGTCCCCGTCGGCATGTGGCCGGCGGGGGCGGCGCCGGTCGGATTCATGGAGTGGCAGAGCCAGATCGGTGAGGACATCCTGGCGGCCGCCGCGCAGACGGTACGGAAGGTCACCGACGGTGCGGTCCCGGTCAGCACCGAGTTCGCCGTCTCCACCCCGACTGCGGCCCTGGTGGAAGCCTCCCGCACGGCCGGCATGGTGGTCGCCGGATCCCGCGGCAGAGGGCGGCTCGCGCGCGCGCTCCTCGGCAGCACCAGCATGGGACTGGTGCACCGCGCCCACTGCCCGGTCGTCGTGGTGCGTGACCACCCCCGCCCCGCCGAGGACGCTCCGGTACTGCTGGGATTCGACGGGTCGTCGGCCTGCGAAGCCGCCGTCGACGCCGCCTTCCGGGAAGCGTCCCTGCGCCGGGTCCGGCTCGTCGCTCTGCACGCCTGGTGGTCGCCGGGCGCGTTCGAGATGCCCGGATTCCATTGGGAGGAGATCCACCCCGAGGTCGAGCGTGAGGCGTCCCAGCAGCTGGCCGGGTGGCAGGAGCGCTTTCCCGACGTGCAGGTCGACTGCGAAGTCGTCGCCGACGAGCCCGCACGCCGACTCGTCGAGCGATCCGAAGCGGCTCAGCTTCTGGTCGTGGGCAGCCGGGGACACGGCGCCGTGACAGGCACGCTGCTCGGCTCCGTCAGCGGCTCCGTCGTGCAGGAGGCTACGGTACCGGTCATGGTGGTGCGTCCCCGGTGA
- a CDS encoding cation:proton antiporter, producing the protein MELHPFATIAAVLATATVGGVIATRLRQPLIVAFIIVGIGVGPVGFGWVSSDGTVDLLARLGIAILLFLVGLRLDLQMIRSTGPVAVATGLGQVLFTSVVGYFLALGLGMDSVTAIYVAVALTFSSTIIIVKLLSDKRELDQLHGRIAVGFLIVQDIVVVLVMIALTAFGQNTGDSLGLGIVEVIGKGAALIAGTWLMMRYVLPRLLPQIAQSQELLMLFGVSYAVAVAALSECLGFSSEVGAFLAGVSLAGTRFRDAVGARLTSLRDFLLLFFFLNLGAHLDFTDAGRQLLDASILSAFVLIGNPLIVIAIMAAMRYPVRIGFLAGLTVAQISEFSLILAALGLSLGHITNATVSLITVVGLITIGGSTYMIMYSHQLYARLERWLVKLERKRQHAPVPDDHGDDYDVILFGLGRFGSHVAERLTDAGHRVLGVDFDPHGITAHRRSRVATAFGSAEDIDLLEALPLERAKYVISAIPVLQTNLALLQGLRTHHFGGAIALTAHTRIDADRLRATGVDIVLEPFSAAAHSTSETLHDLLTADNGTADNGPGHPPDRPSR; encoded by the coding sequence ATGGAGCTGCACCCCTTCGCCACCATCGCGGCAGTACTGGCAACCGCCACGGTGGGCGGGGTGATCGCCACCCGACTGCGCCAGCCGCTGATCGTCGCGTTCATCATCGTCGGCATCGGCGTGGGCCCCGTCGGATTCGGGTGGGTCTCCAGCGACGGAACCGTGGACCTGTTGGCCCGACTGGGCATTGCGATCCTGCTTTTCCTGGTCGGACTGCGCCTGGATCTGCAGATGATCCGCAGCACCGGTCCCGTCGCGGTGGCGACCGGGCTGGGTCAGGTTCTGTTCACCTCGGTCGTCGGCTACTTCCTCGCGCTCGGCCTCGGGATGGACTCCGTCACCGCGATCTATGTCGCGGTGGCACTGACGTTCTCGTCGACGATCATCATCGTCAAACTGCTCTCGGACAAGCGTGAACTCGACCAACTGCACGGTCGCATCGCCGTCGGTTTCCTCATCGTCCAGGACATCGTCGTCGTGCTCGTGATGATCGCGCTGACCGCGTTCGGGCAGAACACCGGCGACTCCCTCGGGCTCGGGATCGTCGAGGTGATCGGGAAGGGCGCGGCACTGATCGCCGGCACCTGGCTGATGATGCGCTACGTGCTGCCGCGGCTGCTTCCGCAGATCGCCCAGTCACAAGAACTGCTGATGCTGTTCGGGGTGTCCTACGCGGTCGCGGTCGCCGCGTTGAGCGAATGCCTCGGGTTCAGCTCCGAGGTCGGTGCATTCCTGGCCGGAGTCTCGTTGGCCGGCACCCGGTTCCGGGACGCCGTCGGTGCGCGACTGACCAGCCTGCGGGACTTTCTGCTGTTGTTCTTCTTCCTCAACCTGGGCGCCCACCTTGATTTCACCGATGCCGGACGCCAGCTTCTCGACGCGTCGATCCTGTCGGCCTTCGTACTGATCGGCAATCCGCTCATCGTCATCGCGATCATGGCCGCGATGCGCTACCCAGTACGGATCGGTTTCCTCGCCGGACTCACCGTCGCGCAGATCTCCGAGTTCTCTCTTATCCTGGCGGCGTTGGGGTTGAGCCTGGGCCATATCACCAACGCGACCGTCAGCCTCATCACCGTCGTCGGACTCATCACCATCGGCGGCTCGACGTACATGATCATGTATTCGCATCAGCTCTACGCCCGGCTGGAGCGGTGGCTCGTCAAGCTGGAACGCAAGCGCCAGCACGCCCCCGTACCCGACGACCATGGTGACGACTACGACGTGATCCTGTTCGGGCTGGGAAGATTCGGCAGTCATGTGGCCGAGCGCCTCACCGACGCCGGCCATCGGGTCCTGGGTGTCGACTTCGATCCGCACGGAATCACCGCGCACCGCCGCAGCCGTGTCGCGACAGCCTTCGGGAGTGCCGAGGACATCGACCTTCTCGAGGCCCTCCCACTGGAGCGGGCCAAATACGTCATCAGCGCTATCCCGGTGCTGCAAACCAATCTCGCTTTGCTGCAGGGACTTCGGACCCACCACTTCGGGGGTGCGATCGCGCTGACGGCCCACACCCGCATCGATGCCGACCGGCTGCGCGCCACCGGCGTCGACATCGTCTTGGAGCCGTTCTCCGCCGCGGCCCATTCCACGTCGGAGACGCTGCACGATCTCCTCACCGCCGACAACGGAACCGCCGACAACGGCCCGGGACATCCGCCGGACCGGCCGTCGAGATAG
- a CDS encoding response regulator, which yields MVRVFVVDDHEVVRRGLIELLGSDPELDVVGEAGSVAEALARIPAVTPDVAVLDVRLPDGNGIELCRDLLSRLPELRCLMLTSFTSDEAMLDAVLAGASGYVVKDIKGMELARAIKEVGAGRSLLDNRAAAALMSKLRSAADADPLSGLSNQERVLLHLLGEGLTNKQIADRMFLAEKTVKNYVSRLLAKLGMERRTQAAAYVSRLSQRGRR from the coding sequence ATGGTGCGGGTTTTCGTTGTCGACGATCACGAGGTGGTCAGGCGCGGCCTGATCGAGCTGCTCGGCTCCGATCCGGAGCTCGACGTCGTCGGTGAAGCGGGCTCGGTCGCCGAGGCGCTGGCGCGCATCCCGGCCGTGACGCCTGATGTCGCCGTGCTCGATGTCCGCCTGCCGGACGGCAACGGTATCGAGCTGTGCCGGGACCTGCTGTCGCGGCTGCCCGAGCTGCGTTGCCTGATGCTGACCTCGTTCACCTCGGATGAGGCGATGCTCGATGCGGTGCTGGCCGGAGCCAGCGGATACGTCGTCAAGGACATCAAGGGCATGGAGCTCGCCCGGGCGATCAAAGAGGTGGGCGCGGGGCGGTCACTGCTCGACAACCGGGCTGCGGCGGCGCTGATGTCGAAGTTGCGCAGCGCCGCCGACGCCGACCCGCTGTCGGGTCTGAGCAATCAGGAGAGGGTGCTGCTGCACCTGCTCGGCGAAGGGCTGACCAACAAGCAGATCGCGGACCGCATGTTCCTGGCCGAGAAGACGGTGAAGAACTACGTCTCCCGGCTGCTGGCCAAACTCGGGATGGAGCGGCGCACGCAGGCGGCGGCCTACGTTTCCCGATTGAGCCAGCGGGGACGGCGCTGA